In the Acidobacteriota bacterium genome, AGAAGCAACGCTGTGCCAACTGCGATTCTCGCAATGTGATCAAGAAGGGGCATTTCGTCAGGGGAATAAGAACGTTACCCATTGGAAAGAAAAAGGTCTTTCTTGCCATTCATTTGTATCGGCTCTTCTGTCGAGCTTGCAGGAGCCTTAAGCTCGA is a window encoding:
- a CDS encoding transposase family protein: MALELSITDTRRQNTEYKEGILIFHIEKSEEKQRCANCDSRNVIKKGHFVRGIRTLPIGKKKVFLAIHLYRLFCRACRSLKLEPLLLSFPKKR